One Clavelina lepadiformis chromosome 1, kaClaLepa1.1, whole genome shotgun sequence genomic region harbors:
- the LOC143450427 gene encoding uncharacterized protein LOC143450427 has protein sequence MDVNLKLIIEIDCDPEDDAVNFICGQCLHNCTSNETLLAHQKTAHESSCNNVTREKLMEWWETVGGVKTDLTADAVNYFMKLFSSYSSPDELFHKFSCDGITCIPSLFFLPRKLSLCLTRKLFDVFLSHVTTVAHNKKGKHLTLHKLTRDEEFIIQYIGGYILQKLTKRCINPREIDLLSCLTDYSNETTNSSLISALNNNNYGHLTVPAKSLVKLLMYVESVFRKQDIKEHIMESCMSSLSVCNIKDIFENLVFDECLQKLCMKICKFYVKIRCYQKANHLNSVLHVTSDQNVSLRKSLK, from the exons ATGGATGTCAACTtgaagttaattattgaaatagattGTGACCCAGAAGACGATGCAGTAAACTTCAT atgtggacaatgtttgcataactgcacaagtaatgaaactttgctggctcatcaaaaaactgctcacg AATCTTCTTGCAATAATGTTACAAGAGAAAAGCTGATGGAATGGTGGGAAACAGTGGGTGGCGTTAAAACAGATCTAACTGCAGATGCggttaactattttatgaaGCTATTTTCTTCGTACAGTTCACCGGATGAACTGTTTCATAAATTCTCCTGTGATGGAATTACGTGCATCCCATCACTATTTTTCTTGCCAAGAAAATTGTCACTATGTTTAAcacgaaaattgtttgatgtatttttatcaCACGTTACCACTgttgcacacaacaaaaagGGGAAACACTTGACATTACACAAGTTAACCCGAGACGAAGAATTCATAATTCAGTACATAGGTggttatattttgcagaaactcACTAAGCGCTGTATAAATCCGAGAGAAATAGATCTATTGTCTTGTTTAACTGATTATAGTAATGAAACCACTAATAGTTCCTTGATTTCCgctttaaataataacaattatggACATCTTACAGTTCCAGCGAAATCACTAGTGAAATTGTTGATGTATGTAGAAAGTGTCTTTAGGAAACAAGACATAAAGGAGCACATCATGGAAAGTTGCATGTCTTCTTTGAGTGTTTGTAACATAAaagatatatttgaaaatcttgtttttgatgaatgtttgcaaaaattgtgcatgaaaatatgtaaattttacgTGAAGATTAGATGCTATCAAAAAGCCAATCATTTAAATTCAGTACTGCATGTAACCTCTGATCAAAATGTAAGTCTgagaaaatcattaaaatga